The genomic stretch CCGGGGAGACATACTTGTGCTTACGTTCTTCTGGATTAGGGATATACATATCCCACATCCATTCCATGATAGGGGTGGTCAGGAATCTACCTTGCGCAAACTTTTCATAGGAAGGACGTTTTGTGTCAGAGTCAACAAGTGGCCAAAGCAATAGCTGAAAAGTCAGCTTTGGACCTTTTTTTTCTTTTGCCATTAAGGCTACCACAGTGGACATATTACCACCCACACTGTTACCTGCAACTGCCAATCGGGATCCGTCGACTCCAATGGAACCTCCATTTTCACTAACCCATTTCGTTGCAGCATAAGCTTGGTTAATCGCCACAGGAAATTGGGCATCGGGAGTGGGTGTGTAATCCGGAAAGACGGCAACTGCACCGCTTTTCACTACCAGATCCCTCACCAGGCGTTTATGAGTCGGGTAGTCTCCCAACACCCATCCCCCACCGTGGAAAAACATAAAAACGGGCAGGTTATCCTTGGCACCTTTCGGCTTTACGATATGCAGGGTGATGGTTTGACCATCTTGAGTAATGGTTCTTTCGGATTCTTCAATGTCACTATAATCGTAGGACACTGAATTTTGTGCCCCCACAAGAACTTGGCGGGCATCTTTTGGGGATAATTTTTCCAAAGGCGGCCCATCCCCACTATTCAGGACTTTAAGAAATGCCCTGGTATCCTTTGAAATATTCGGGTCTTTTTCCCCAGGAATTGATTGTGCCATAATAGTTGTATTTAAGTGAGTTAAAATGAAAATAACGGCTACTATTGATAATTTGACATGCTTCATAATACGATGTTTAATGGGGTTGAAATTGATTTAAATCACTGGTTAGACTAAAGATCTTTTGAGCTTATCAATATAGCACCAAGCAAATTTTGACCATGGCTTAGGAAGGACTGAAGTAACTACCGGGTGACCAGTTGCTTCAAAATGTTTTTGAGCGTGCTGGTTTTGGGATGAATTACAGCATAGTACCACCCCACAAGTTTGGCAGAGTCGTAAATGAATCCATTTTCCTCCTATTTTCGCACATTCTTCGCAGACCTTGGTCTTGGTGGTTTTGAAGCTCTTTCTATTTAAATGCTCACAATATTTATATTCTCCCTCCATCACTATTGGGCCAACTTGTTCATTTTTAATTCAGCCAGGTATTGATGAACTTGACTGATGGCCATGGAACCTTCCCCAACTGCAGAAGCCACCCGTTTTACAGACCCCTTTCTTACATCCCCTACTGCGAAAAGCCCCGGTATGCTCCCCTCTAGGGACTGCGGTTTTCTTTGCTCAAAGATGGCACTTGCACTCATGGCCGATTCCATGACATCTACTCCAGTATATATGAAGCCTTTATCATCCATGGATACAATTCCATTCAACCATTCCGTACAGGGTTTTGCACCTATGAAGGTGAATAAGTTTGTTATTCCGATAATTTGGGATTTTCCTTCAGTATCCAGCACCAAATACTGCAAGTGGTGTGCTCCGTTCAGTTGAACAACATTGCTGTTGGTGTGAACAATGATATTGGGTGATGAATAAATTCTTTGGACTAAATAATCGCTCATTTTGTCCCCGAGATCATCTCCACGGATAATCACATGCACTTCAGCGGCGTGATCAGCCAAAAACAACGCAGCCTGACCTGCTGAATTCCCACCTCCTACCACACCGACCAATTCATTTTTGCAGGCAGAGGCATTCATTCCAGTAGCGGAATAAAATACACCGCTACCCTCGAAACGCTCAATGTTGTCTATAGGAAGTCGTCTATATTCGGCTCCGGTTGCAGCAATGAGGGATTTTGCCTTGATATGCTTTTTATTAGAAGCGCATAACGTAAAGTAATCGCCATTATATTCAACTTTTTCAGCTTTATGCGGAATAGAGATCGTGCACCCAAATTTCTGGGCTTGGAGGTAAGCCTTATTCGCAAGGTCATGTCCTGATATGCCGGTTGGAAATCCTAAGTAGTTTTCAATTTTAGTGCTTTTCCCTGCTTGCCCACCGGGAGCATTGCCATCAATGGTTACTACGGTCAATCCCTCTGAAGCCGCATAAACACTCGCAGCCAGCCCGGAAGGCCCTGCACCTACTACCAAGACATCGTAGATTGTATCTTCAAAGTCCATCAAAACTCCTGTTAACCTTGCTAGTTCAGCTATACCGGGATTCTTAAAAATCTCACCGGACATGCTGATTAGAATTGGCAAATCCGAGTAATTAAGATTAAAGCTTACCAGCAATTCTTTAGCTTCAATTGATTCATCAATGTTGAGAAAGGAGTGCCAGATGTGGTTTTTATCCATAAAATCCCGAAGTCCATAGGTCTCTTTGGATTTTTCCGAACCAATCACTTTTATTCCCCCAGTAAGCTCTTTTAGCATTACCTCTTGCCTCAAAAGAAATGCACTTAAAAGGACATCACTTATACCACTATGTTTGGAAATAATCCCTTTTAAGACTTCTGGTTTTATGCGCAACACACTGGCTCCTTGGGAAGCATACGCACTAAATGGGATGCTTCTATTGGACAACATACTGCTATCGCCTGTGAACTCATTGATCATATGAGTAGCCAAAACACGATAATCATCATGTGGATCTTTCATAGTTATCTCACCATCCAAAACCACATAAAAATCATAGTCACTATCACCAACCTGAAAAAGTAAGGTTTCCTTTTCGAAGGTCATTATAGTGCCAAATTGCTTGAGGGTGCTTATCTGTTTTTGGGTCAAAACCGGAAATCGTGGATCAGTCATTATGTAATTGTTTTAGTGGGATAGATGAATTATTGTTTATCAGAATCTCCGTTATCATAGATCGATATTATGCTTCAGTAAGAATTCATTGAGTTGCGGTACTGTTGGATTCTTAATGAAATCATTACCCATCATGACTGTAGGAAATTTTAAATCTCCATTATAAAGTGCTCGTATCCTTGTATTTGCTTCAGCATCAGTCTCTACATTAAAATCATCAAATTCTATCCATTTACTTTGCATATAATTGCGTAGGGCAGCTGACTTGGGACACCAATCAGTTCCGTATAGTTGTAATTTTGGCTTATCCATTTCTTGTAGTTAATTTTTTAAACATTGGATATATTCGTTCAGCATTAGACACTATAAATGGTGTTAGAGACATTAGTACTATAGATACTGCCAAAAATATTTGATAGTTATTGGCACTTATCAATTCATATTTTAATCCGCTTTGCGCAAGTACAAAAGAAAATTCACCTATTTGAGCGATTGAGAAGCCAACAGCAAAAGCGGTTTTCCATTCAAGTCCCAAAGCTTTTACGGCAAGTATTCCAGCTAATGCCTTTACAGCAAATGCAAACAGTATCCAAAACACAATCCAACCCAAATCAGTCATAAAGATCTCATAGTTGAGTAACATACCCATCGAAATGAAAAAGAAACTCATAAACACATATCGAAAAGGCAAAAAACAAGAAATAGCCATGTGATTGTAATCCGTTTCAGCAATAATCAACCCTGCGATAAAAGCCCCTAAAGCAAGGGAAAGCCCCAATTGTTCTGTTAGTAATGCAATAGCAGTTACAATAAAGACTGTGGCGATTAAAAATACTTCTTGGCTATGTATTTTCATGACAGTCTTTAAAAAATATGGAATTACAAATTTTGTTAACACATAGGCTATTCCACCCATTAAAACTAATTTCCCGAATAACAAACCTAATGCTACCCATAAATCTCCGCCTTCTCCAGCGATAATCGGTGTAAATAACATCAGAGGTACAATCATAATATCCTGAAATAGCAGTACAGCAAGAATAAATTTACCGTGAGGCGTAGCTATTTTATTAGAATCTTGCAATGTTTTTATTACAATAGCGGTACTACTTAAGGCATATAAAAAACCCCAAAACACACTTTCCTCCCAGCTTGGCCGCATAACAAGCCAAATAAGACCTGCGGTTATTATAATAGTAAAAAAAACTTGTGCACTTCCTCCACCTAAAACATACTTTTGAATCTTCTTTAAGTTAGTAAATGAAAATTCCAGACCTATAGTAAACAAAAGTAATATTATTCCTATTTCCGCATAAACTTCTACCTCTTCCATATTTGCAAAAAAGTCAGAGGTATTCGGGCTAAGTAAAACGCCGGTAATTAGATAACCAATAATGTATCTGATTTTAAGGAACCTGCAAATAATGATTACAGCTGTAGCGACGCCAAAAATGGCACAAATGTTTATAAGGATGTGGTGTTGCATAAGACTTATTTTACGATTCCCGGTAACTCAATGCTTTTGACGGACAAGCATCAATTTGACTTTTTAAAACTTCTAAAGAGGCATTTTCTGGCTTAACCCATGGTGATCCTTTTGGATCATACACCTTAGGCAGTGTCTTTACACACACAGCTGAATGAATGCACTTTTTGGGTTGCCAGATTATAGTTAAATCATCTTTTTGGTATTCTTTGATAGTTTCCATAATTGTGTTATTTAAGATTTCAAGACATCCCTAATTTCCTCCGACTTTCGGAACATAGAAGCAGCAAAAGGACACAAGGGAATAATCTTAATATTTTTCTCTCTGGCCATTTCAACAATTTTATATAGCATTTTCTTACCTACACCTTTACCATTATATTCAGGTTCAACATGCGTGGAATCAATAATAATCAATTCCTTTCCAGCTATTGAATAGGTCATTCTCCCTATACTTTTGTCAATCTCCTTTGCAGTTGCAGAGCCTTTAGTACCCTCTTCTTTTAGTAGTATTTCCATTTTTTATATTTTAAAATTTTATATCAGAAGTAAATACAAAATGATATAATGTATCTTCTCTAGCATTGGTTTGGAGAAATTCTCCAGGAAAAATTACATTCGACTCAAGTTCCAAGAAAACAAACTTGCTGAGCCGGTAACTTAGTATGGTTCCTATTTGATGCGCTATAAACCTTCCGTCACCTACAGCTGGATAATCCAAAGTCAATGCAGGCCCATATACTCCATCCTGCAAGGAATACCGCCAAAATGCAGCGTAATCAAATGACACTTCCAACTTATGAAAATATGTATTGATGTAAGGATGAACATCGATCAAATTGGATGGCCCAAACCGTGCTACCCTACCAAAATATGCACCTCGGGGATAAAGGGCATCAAAGGTATTTAATTTGTTATCCGTAGTATCTTTATCCCCGCTTATAGCCTCCGTTTTTAATCCCAAATTGACAATTTTACCAACTAGATTTACTTCTCTTTCAATATTTATTGAAAGTGTCCAAGCTGAAATAGTCTGGTCTCCAAACTTCCCAAATTGATAAACCGCTTCATTATTGTATGTTAGCTTTCTGTAATTTCCAAAATGCCTGATTCCCAAAGATGCCCTCCGCTCATTTTCCTTTCCACTATCATAGATTGCCTCATTTTCTTTTTGATATAAAGCATATGCATCCAGATTCGTTGAACCGGAAAAACTGGTGGTAGTGTAAACTCCCGAAAAGGTTTCATCAAAATTCAAATAATCATTATTGAACACCCCTTGTGATGATTTAACAGGAATGGAAAAGAATGTTTGCGCTTTAAAATTGTTGGTATGATAATTAAACTCAACAAAATCAAATGATCTTCTGACATTAGGCCCTTCCCTAATATCTACTAATCTTCCAGATCCCAAACGCATGTTATATCTCCCACCAGCGATACTCCATCTAGGTGCGAATTGATATTTGGCAAACAACTGGTTTACATAAAGCTCATTTTTATCAATTGGACTAATATCTTCTTTATCCGTTACCAAACTACTACCCACTTCTGCAAACAGTTCCAAATTCTTTCCAACTATTAAATGAGTATGTACTAGAAATCTATTTAAATACCAGATATTATCCTGAGTAAGATGACTGTCAAACTCGCCATTTATAAAGGACTCTGTTTGGAATCGCCAACTCCCGCCAAATGAAAGAGTCGTTCTTGGAAACAGATTAATTTCTTTTATATTCTGATACATACTCTTACTTTCAATTGTGTCTACAATTTTTAAATTATCATTTTGCCGCAACAAACTAAACTCCTGACAGTATCCAGTAACTTGAACTGTGATGAAAAACAAGAAGAAAACGACATATTTCATCACTTAAAACTGGAATATAACATATGAAATAAGTGCCTTTTTAAGTCACTTATTCATATATGGCAACTTAAACTGACCTAATTAATTGAATATTAAGAATTAATTTGACTGTATCACTTACTACAATATTACCTGATTCGGTCAATGCGCTCCAAGTAAGATTAAAATCTTTTCTATTAAGTGTCCCGGTAGCTTCAAAACCTGCTTTTGTTTGTCCGTAAGGATCAACAGCTATACCATTGAAATCAACATCAATTTTAACTTCTTTAGTAACATCTCTGATAGTTAATTCTCCGACTAATTTTTTCCCATCAAAGGATGTTGATTTAAATAATATTTCAGGATACTTTTCAGCATTGAAAAAATCATCTGATTTTAAGTGCGCGTCCCTATCATTGTTATGTGTGCTGATAGAATTCGTTTGAGCAGAAAAGCTAAAATCTGCATCAATAAAATCATCATTACTACTTTCAGCTGTTGCATTAAATTTCTCAAAATAGCCGGTTACTGTAGAAATCATCATGTGTTTTACTTTGAAGCTGATTTCAGAGTGTGCGGGATCGAGAGTCCACTTTGTTTTTGTTGTCATGCTCATTATATTTTTATTTAAATAGTAATTATCTTATTTGTTTTGATAGCCTCCATAAAAAATCACGGGAGACCAATTTGGTATTACTTCCGGTATCTTTGGATTTATACTTGCATATTCTTCTGAAGCATAAACAACATTACCTCCAACTACAGTAAGTATGGATTTTAACTTATTAATTTCTTCTTCAGGAATGGTAAAGTAATCATCTGATAATAAAGCAAAGTCTGCAAACATTCCCTTTTCCAATGTTCCTTTTACAGTTTCCTCATCAGAAATCCATGCGCTTCCTAGGGTGTATAAGTGCAATGCTTCTTCTCTTGATAGCCGATTTGAAGGTTCTGCCAATTGAAAATCCCCTACAGTCTTCCCTGTAATCAACCAATACAAAGCTGGCCAAGGATTGTAGCTAGCTACTCTTGTCCCGTCCGTTCCAGCTCCTACTGGAAGTCCCAGATCTATCATTTTCCGAACGGGTGGGGCTTCTTTTGCCTTGTCAATTCCATAACGCTCCACAAAAAACTCACCTGTATAGGCCAGACGAGCTTGAATCGCAACTCCTCCGTTTAGAGCTTTTATACGATTCAAATCCTCATCTTTAACAGTTTCAGCATGGTCGAAAAGCCATCTTTTGGATGCCAGTTTTCCGTTGGTTTCAAGGTTTACCTCTTCAATTACATCCAACATATTGGCTATGGTTTCTCCATAAGTCGCATGTATTCGAAATGGCCAACCATTGTCCACATGAAGCCTAATAATTTTCTTGAAATCTTTACGCCATCCCTGTCTATCTTCCAGCATGGGCTGGGGTGCTAAAAAATTTTCAAAATCGCCCGCACTCCATGACATAAACTCTCCCCCTCCTTCTAGCTCATACCCATGATCCAAATGAATCTCTCCATTATGACCGACCTCATTATTCTCCATCCATTCCTGAAATTCCCCATATTCTTCACCTTTGTTTTGCGGAAATAGATAATATGAAAGGCGAATGGGCATTTCACCTGCTTCAGCTAAAAGCTGGGTTCCTGAATAATCTGTGGGGAATTTGTGACCACCACCTCCGGCATCAATACCACTTGTAATCCCCAAGCTGTTTAGTTCACGATAGAACTGTCTGGTAGAATTTACCATCTCATCTTCAGACAAAGGAGGTAAACCGGCAATCGATTGATATAAAATGGTAGGATTAGGTTCTGCCAAAAGTACTCCTGTTAGTGTTCCATCAGCACCTTTTTCATATTCACCACCCTCCGGAGCTTTTGAAGTTTCATCAATTTTCAAAGCCTTCAAGCCAGCTGAATTTAACCAACCCCTGCTGTATAAAAACAGTACAAAAGTTGGTACTTCACCGGTAGCTTCATTAATTTCTTTAGGTGTAGGAAATCGTTTTTCATCGAATTGAAAAGGGCTCCAGCCACCTATTACACGAACCCATTGGCCTTCAGGAGTCCTTTCTGCCTGCTCTTTTAACATTTGCAAGGCTTTCTTCAAAGACTTCACCCCATCCCAACGTAGTTCCGCATTATAAAATCTCCCCCCTCTTGTCAGATGAAGATGCGAATCATTAAGCCCTGGAATTAAAGTTCTTCCTTGTGCATCAATGGTTTTGGTATTCCCATTTCCCAGCTTTAATATTTCCGCATCGGCCCCTGTCTCCAAAACCTTCCCATCCTTTACAGCGATGGCTTCAGTAATTGTTCTACTATTGTCCATAACAGCAACTTTAGCATTGTGGACAATCAGGTCAGCAAATATGACGTTCTTGTTTTCCTTTACGGAGCACGAAATAATAGCCAAGTAAATAGTTGAGGTCAATATAAATTGTTTCATCGCTGATATGATTGACACCCTCTGTTTCGACTGAAACAGAGGGTGTGATTACTAATGTTTAAGCATTTCTCTGGCATATTGGACTCCTATCCCATATGCCCCACCATATTTTACAACCAGATCATTTACTGGCTTATAAGTTTCCTGTCTTGCCCAGTCTCTTTGTAACTCCAGAAGATATTGCAATGAAGTGATTGGTTTTGCTCCTGCCTGAACCATGCGGGTGATAGATTGCTCGTGTGCTTCATTTGAAATATCACCTGATGCATCGGTAATTACATACACATCATATCCTTCACTGATAGCGGACAATACCGGCCCTACGATACATACGCTGGTCCAAAGACCACCCATAACCAATTTCTTTTTGCCTTTGCCTGTAATGGCTTTATGGGCATTAACGTCTTCCCATGTATTCATCGTGGTGCGGTCTATATAGGTGCTTTTATCTGGGTATGCTTCCAAAATTTCAGGAAACACCGGACCGCTAAAGGACTCTTCTGCCACGGTTGTGATTACAGTAGGTATATTGAATATTTTGGAAGCGCCCACCACCAGTGCAACATTGTTCCTCAATACTTCCATTGATATACTATTTGTTGCAAATGCCATTTGCCCTTCGTGATCAATCATTACCAAAGCGTGGTTGCTGGGATCTAATAATTCCGGACTTGGCTTTTGTGCAAAACCTACTATGGATAAAAATCCAATTGCGATAAATAGAATAGTTTTTTTCATTTGTTTATAATTTGTTTTTCAAAGGCCATATGGAATCTCGCATGGTTTATAATCATCCCAGCGGGTAATGTAATCGTCATACTCGATTTCATGTAAAATAAATTATGTCATTTAAGACGGGTATAAATAAATATTTGATTGTAATTATTAATGTATCGTATTCAATCCCACTAAATAATAAAGCGTAAAAAATATTTTACACTTTGGTATTTCCCATAGCATATCAGATATTTTCTGAATTTATCGGATCAATCAAGCTGAACAATAAATACAAATTGAAACATACCCAATAACAGAAAATAAATTATTGCACTTATTCTAACTATATGCCCTTTGCGATATACAACAAATAATACTAAACACATGCCAACTTTTCATCTATATGATTATCAGTGGTTTACGAAATTTTATGAGTTATTTTTTTTCTTAAATATTTTATTTTTCTGATATTTTAGAAATTTTTTCAGCTGATTTGATAGACTTTGAAGTAAAAACAATAATATGTCTGTTCAATAAAAAAACTAATCATGAAGTCAATATCTTAACAAAATACAACCAGATAAGTGAGAAAGAAAAAGCATGACAGGTCATTAAATAATAGAAACTTTCCAAAATTGGATTAAAAAGCACACATACTCTCAAAAAATTTTAACTTAGTCATAAAAAAGAGGCTGTCCCTACTTATCAGACAGCCTCCAACATACAGATTTTAGAAATATTATCTTCTTAGAATACTACTTGGGCACTGACAAATCCAAACAGTATATCATTACCCACGGTTACGCTCTTAAGGTACTCCCCTGAATTAAACCAACTCATACCTGTTGCCACGGAAACATGCCTCGTAGGCTGGAATATAAATACACCCGAAATCTGACTGCCTATATAGCGGGCAGGTGTGTCATCGAATTCAAAATACGGGATCATATTGGGTCTATAAATCCCGTCACCTGTACTATATCTCCACAGAAATGCATAATCACAGGTAATGGATGCTGCATTGCCTAATTTCAGACTCGCGCTTGGATGGACATCAATAAGGTTGCTTGGTCCTAAAGGCGCTGCCATACCAAAATAGGCTCCTGGAGCAAATAAAGGGTTCAATGTTTGGTGTTTACGGTCAGTATTACTTTTATCTCCACTGATTACATCAGTCTTAAGACCAATCTCAGGAGAATATGCCATTTCATTAAATCGATATGAGGTGGCAAAGGCCGTACTCCATGCAGCTATTTTCCTGTTTCCTATTGTTCCAAACTGATACCCACCCTCTAGATCATAACGCCATCTTCTACCGTTTTTAACTATACGGGCGCTTAGCGTATGCCTTTTTTCAATTCCCGCACCGTCATTAAAAATGGCTCTTCTATTGTAAAAACCCAGGTAATAAAAATTAAGAGCTATTTTCTGAGTGGAAATTGAAATATCAGAAAAACCTCCCCAAAGCCTCAAGTCCGGAGAAGAGGTATCGTCAAAAATACCGGTCCTGTCTTCCACAGCGTGCATATAAAACAGATCAGTATTGACCTTTGGTTTTCTTATGATGGCCTTTACCCCGTCAAACGAACGCCGGCTGTTGGGCGCATCCCTGACAGAAATTATCCGCTGTGATCCATAACTGAGTTCTTGCCTACCAGCTCTTAGAGTCAATGGTATACGGCTAAAAGGCTTATAATCTATAAACAGCTGATGAGCCTTCAGTGGATTCTCTTCTACAGGCACGAGAATTTCCCTGCTGTTAGCCAAGGCGCTTTGCACTTCTGCAAAAATCCGCACCTTATTTGAAAGGTGCAGATCCGCGTGAAGTAACCATCTCGTCAGCATAAACCCATCCTTATCCCTTAAAGCGTGATTCCAGCCCTCATTATCCATAATCAGGTACTGAACTCTGAAACTACCACCAAAACTGAGATAAACACCGTTATTGAATTTCAAGTATTTTAAACTAGAATACCAGTCGTTTACTGTATCCTTCTCTAATACGGAATAATCTTCCTCATATCGTATTTGCTGAAAAGGAACAACTTGCTGTCCATAGGTCGAAAAGCAAAAAAACAATAAGAGAATGAAGACTACACGCATTGTTGGTGAAGCCTTTATACTGATTGCCTAATAAGGGGGATAACCTTTGCACCGATCAATTTAATAGCTTGCAACAATTGCAAGTGGGATAACCCTGCATTATCCATTTGAAATGTAAACCGGTCTATGCCACCAAGTGCTTTACTGTGCCTTAGCAGTTTTTCAGCAACCTCTTCCGGCCCGCCAACTACCAATACTCCTTTGGGAGCTACTAATGAGTTGAATTGTGACCTGGTCACCGCTGGCCATCCGCGTTCTCTGCCTAATCTGGTCCACAGTTCTGCATAGCCCGGATAATAATCTGCAATCGCCTGTTCACTGGTTTCGGACACATAACCGGGAGAATGAAGCCCGACTTTCAGCTGCTCCGGTGAGTAGCCTGCTTTGCGACCAGCTTCGCGATACAGATCGACCAGAGGTCGGAACCGTTCTGTTTCACCACCTATTACGGCTACCATTAAGGGCAATCCCAATGTTCCTGCCCGCACAAATGATTCAGGAGTACCGCCTACTCCCAACCAAACAGGAAATTTTTTCTGCATCGCTCTGGGATATACAGGTTGATTTTCAAGAGCCGGCCTAAACTTGCCCTTCCACGTAATGAATTCTTTATCACGAATTTCAAGCAATAATTCCAGTTTTTCTTTAAAAAGCGCATCATAATCCTTAAGATTATAACCAAACAGCGGGTAAGCCTCTATCGCAGATCCCCGGCCGACGACCAGTTCTGCCCGGCCTTTTGAGATCAGGTCAAGCGTGGCAAAACTTTGGTAAACTCTAACGGGGTCATCAGTACTTAATACTTTAACAGCACTTCCAAGAATAATCCGTTTGGTTCTTGCAGCCGCCGCAGCCAGGATTACTTCCGGGGCAGAATCCAGAAATTCCTTTTTATGATGTTCACCAATACCAAAAACATCAAGTCCGGCTTCATCGGCAATTGAGATCCGATCCAATAGCTGCTCCATTGCATCTACGTTACTCAGGGATCTACTCCCATACATTGCCGAAGCAAAACTATCTATTCCTATTTCCATTTTTTTCTTGTTTAGTACTGTATTGAAAACTCTTATTTTTTTATGTGATTATCCGCAATGGTGCCAGTAAGGAGCTATAAGCAATGTAGGATATGGTCAACTTAAGAATTGAGCACGCATCGGTCTTCCTACCAGATAAGCAAAGTAATTGCTTAGGAAAGTGCATTGGGAGGTGGACCTCCTGCCGGCCTGCTTTTTTCTTCAGGAAGGGGTACATACTCTCCGTTATCCATTGGTGGTAAATCAATACGGCCCTGTTTCCAATCCTCTTTTGCCTGTTCAATCCTTTCTCTACTACTGGAAACAAAATTCCACCAGATATACCTATCACCCAGGTGTTCACCTCCTAGCATCATCAACGTGGCCTTTTCTCTGGCTATTATCAATGGGTCAACTCCTTTGGTGAACACAATCAGTTTTCCTGCGGGATAAGTGATTCCATTTACTTCGACGCTTCCCCTGACAATGTAGGCTCCCCGCTCGCTATGCCCTTTAGGTAAGCCAAAATGAGTCCCCTGCTCCAGCACCACATGCACATAGAACATGGGGGAATGTGTCTTGACATTGCTTTTCAAGCCATAGGCATCTCCGGCAATCAAACGCATCCAAACACCAGTATCCGTAAATACTGGCAATTGTTCAGGCTTATAGTTATCAAAGGACGGGTCACTTTCTTCATCCTTTTCAGGAAGTGCTACCCAAGTTTGAATCATTTCGAGTTCTCCTCCCGCCAGCATCGCCGGATCTTCAAAGCGTTCGCTATGTGTAATCCCCTTTCCGGCAGTCATCCAGTTTACTTCACCGGGAGTTATGACCTGCTCTATACCTAGGCTATCCCGGTGAGTTACATTTCCGCTGAACAAGTAGCTGACTGTGGATAAACCAATATGGGGATGTGGCAATACATCCAGACTGCTGATGGATCCTTTAGGCATATTTAATGGACCGCCGTGGTCCATAAAAATAAAAGGGCCAACCATTCTGCGAAGCTGATAGGGAAGGATTCGTTTAACTGCAAAGTCTGCCGAAATTTTGGCCTCTCTGGCTTCTATAACAATGTCTAGCATAATAAATTAATTATGATTATACAGTAATTTCATTTTATCACTGACGTTGATATGTTAATATTCCCCTTTAATGTTCGGGATATAGGACAATTTTCCGCAACCAACAACAGTTTTTGATTTGTTTCCGGATCTATCGGACTTCCTATACGGACACTTCGGTCAATATATGCTACAGTTTCTCCACTTTCTATTTTGTAATATATATTAGCCTCAATTTCTATTTCTGAGATATCCATTTGTTTTTGATCGATATACATCTTAAGGGTCGCTAATGTACAGGCTACCAAAGAGGATAGTAATAATGT from Algoriphagus sp. NG3 encodes the following:
- a CDS encoding OsmC family protein yields the protein MKYILETPIKGILGAQKYKTIIHWRNGILISDEPEKLGGRDLGPDPYTLLLSSLVACTLATLKMYIDQKQMDISEIEIEANIYYKIESGETVAYIDRSVRIGSPIDPETNQKLLLVAENCPISRTLKGNINISTSVIK
- a CDS encoding LLM class flavin-dependent oxidoreductase encodes the protein MEIGIDSFASAMYGSRSLSNVDAMEQLLDRISIADEAGLDVFGIGEHHKKEFLDSAPEVILAAAAARTKRIILGSAVKVLSTDDPVRVYQSFATLDLISKGRAELVVGRGSAIEAYPLFGYNLKDYDALFKEKLELLLEIRDKEFITWKGKFRPALENQPVYPRAMQKKFPVWLGVGGTPESFVRAGTLGLPLMVAVIGGETERFRPLVDLYREAGRKAGYSPEQLKVGLHSPGYVSETSEQAIADYYPGYAELWTRLGRERGWPAVTRSQFNSLVAPKGVLVVGGPEEVAEKLLRHSKALGGIDRFTFQMDNAGLSHLQLLQAIKLIGAKVIPLIRQSV
- a CDS encoding pirin family protein; its protein translation is MLDIVIEAREAKISADFAVKRILPYQLRRMVGPFIFMDHGGPLNMPKGSISSLDVLPHPHIGLSTVSYLFSGNVTHRDSLGIEQVITPGEVNWMTAGKGITHSERFEDPAMLAGGELEMIQTWVALPEKDEESDPSFDNYKPEQLPVFTDTGVWMRLIAGDAYGLKSNVKTHSPMFYVHVVLEQGTHFGLPKGHSERGAYIVRGSVEVNGITYPAGKLIVFTKGVDPLIIAREKATLMMLGGEHLGDRYIWWNFVSSSRERIEQAKEDWKQGRIDLPPMDNGEYVPLPEEKSRPAGGPPPNALS